The Betta splendens chromosome 4, fBetSpl5.4, whole genome shotgun sequence genome contains a region encoding:
- the cry-dash gene encoding cryptochrome DASH — MSTYRIIICLLRNDLRVHDNELFHWAQTNADYIVPLYCFDPRHYLGTHNYNLPKTGPFRLRFTLESIRDLRNTLLSKGSNLVVRRGEPERVVAALIKHLGSVSTVAFQKEVTSEELNVEKNVNDVCDKMKVKVHTCWGSTLYHIDDLPFHHISGLPDVYTQFRKAVETQSRVRPVFPMPEQLKPLPPGLEEGEIPTAEALQQTEPVSDARSAFPCSGGESQALARLKHYFWDTDAVATYKETRNGLIGVDYSTKFASWLALGCISPRYIYHQIKQYERERTANQSTYWVIFELLWRDYFRFVAIKYGNKIFQLKGLQDKSVPWKKDMKLFTAWKEGQTGVPFVDANMRELAMTGFMSNRGRQNVASFLTKDLGLDWRMGAEWFEYLLIDYDVCSNYGNWLYSAGIGNDPRENRKFNMIKQGLDYDNNGDYVRLWVPELQAIRGADVHTPWTLSTSALSHAGVSLGETYPTPIVIAPEWSRHLNNKARGTGPSPRGKKGPSHTPKQHRDRGIDFYFSRSKNL, encoded by the exons CTTTTCCACTGGGCTCAAACGAATGCAGACTACATTGTGCCGCTGTACTGCTTTGACCCCAGGCATTATTTGGGGACTCACAACTACAATCTACCAAAAACGGGGCCTTTCCGCCTGCGCTTCACACTGGAGAGTATCAGGGACCTGAGAAACACACTGCTCAGCAAGGGCAG CAACCTCGTGGTGAGGCGGGGTGAGCCGGAGCGGGTCGTTGCAGCGCTCATCAAACACTTGGGATCTGTCAGCACCGTGGCTTTCCAGAAAGAg GTAACTTCAGAAGAGCTGAATGTGGAAAAAAACGTCAATGATGTCTGCGACAAGAtgaaggtcaaagttcacacCTGCTGGGGGTCCACGCTGTACCACATAGATGACCTTCCATTTCATCATATATCTGG GCTGCCTGATGTGTACACTCAGTTCAGGAAGGCAGTGGAGACCCAGAGCAGGGTGAGGCCAGTGTTCCCTATGCCTGAGCAGCTAAAGCCTCTTCCTCcagggctggaggagggagagattcCTACTGCAGAGGCCCTGCAGCAGACAG agCCTGTAAGTGATGCTCGCTCAGCCTTTCCTTGTAGTGGAGGTGAAAGTCAGGCCCTGGCCAGACTCAAACACTATTTCTGGGACACT GATGCAGTTGCCACTTACAAGGAGACGCGAAATGGACTGATCGGCGTGGACTATTCCACTAAATTTGCATCTTG GCTGGCACTGGGCTGCATTTCGCCCAGGTATATCTACCATCAGATCAAGCAGTATGAGAGGGAGCggacagccaatcagagcacaTACTG GGTGATATTTGAACTTTTGTGGAGGGATTACTTCAGGTTTGTGGCTATCAAATACGGAAACAAGATATTTCAACTAAAAG GACTGCAGGACAAGTCTGTGCCATGGAAAAAGGACATGAAGCTGTTCACCGCATGGAAAG AGGGACAGACAGGAGTTCCCTTCGTGGATGCCAACATGAGGGAGTTGGCGATGACAGGTTTCATGTCCAACAGGGGGCGGCAAAATGTTGCTAGCTTCCTCACGAAGGACCTGGGACTAGACTGGAGGATGGGAGCTGAGTGGTTTGAATACCTGCTG ATTGATTATGACGTCTGCAGTAATTACGGCAACTGGCTGTACAGCGCTGGTATAGGGAACGACCccagagagaacaggaagttcaACATGATCAAGCAAGGCCTCGACTACGACAACAAC GGAGACTACGTCCGGTTGTGGGTTCCGGAGCTGCAGGCAATCCGAGGTGCAGATGTGCACACGCCTTGGACCCTCAGCACCTCTGCGCTGTCACATGCCGGCGTGTCTCTTGGTGAAACCTACCCCACCCCCATCGTCATAGCGCCTGAATGGAGCAGGCACCTTAACAACAAAGCG AGGGGCACAGGACCTTCACCAAGGGGAAAGAAAGGCCCATCTCACACTCCGAAGCAGCATCGCGACAGAGGCATTGATTTCTACTTTTCCAGGAGCAAAAACCTGTGA
- the myd88 gene encoding myeloid differentiation primary response protein MyD88 — protein MACADSSVDLWAIPLVALNMTVRKKLGLYLNPKTTVAADWMAVAEAMDFTYLEIKNYDSSENPTRKVLEDWQSRSTDATVGKLLSILSNVERNDIVEDLRALIDEDVRKYCENQKKSSEPPVQVPEVDSCVARSLERCALTREDDPEGAPELFDAFICYCQSDFDFVHEMIQQLEQTQYNLKLCVFDRDVLPGSCIWTITSELIEKRCKRMVVVISDEYLDSDECDFQTKFALSLCPGARSKRLIPVVYKTMSKKYPSILRFLTKCDYTRPCTQTWFWVRLAKALSQP, from the exons ATGGCTTGCGCCGACTCATCCGTCGACTTGTGGGCGATTCCTCTGGTTGCTCTGAATATGACGGTGAGGAAAAAGTTAGGACTCTACCTCAACCCCAAAACCACGGTGGCGGCGGACTGGATGGCTGTTGCGGAGGCCATGGACTTCACTTACCTGGAAATCAAGAACTATGACAGCTCTGAGAACCCCACCAGAAAAGTTCTGGAGGACTGGCAGTCGCGGTCGACGGACGCGACGGTGGGGAAGCTGCTGTCCATCCTGAGCAACGTGGAGAGAAATGACATAGTGGAGGATCTGCGAGCGTTGATAG ATGAGGATGTCAGAAAGTACTGTGAGAATCAGAAGAAGTCATCCGAGCCCCCTGTTCAGGTGCCTGAGGTTGACAGCTGTGTCGCGCGCTCCCTCGAGAGGTGTGCTCTCACCCGGGAGGATGACCCCGAAG GTGCCCCTGAGCTGTTTGATGCCTTCATCTGCTACTGCCAGAGTGACTTTGACTTTGTGCATGAGAtgatccagcagctggagcaaacCCAGTACAACCTGAAACTGTGCGTGTTTGACAGAGACGTCCTCCCAGGCTCCTGCATATGGACCATCACTAGTGAGCTGATTGAGAAGAG GTGCAAGCGGATGGTAGTGGTGATTTCTGATGAATATCTTGACAGCGACGAATGTGACTTTCAGACCAAGTTTGCTCTCAGTCTCTGTCCTG GAGCCCGCAGTAAACGGCTTATCCCAGTGGTGTACAAAACTATGTCAAAGAAATACCCCAGCATCTTACGCTTTCTAACTAAGTGTGACTACACACGGCCTTGCACACAGACGTGGTTCTGGGTACGACTGGCCAAAGCTCTTTCACAGCCCTAA